A stretch of Synechococcus sp. MIT S9220 DNA encodes these proteins:
- a CDS encoding Tfp pilus assembly protein FimT/FimU, with product MLFTGVTSRQGKQASSGFTIWELMVVLVIVAVLSAIALPNLRPGMRREQLTAASLGIVNWLERARNQAVKDMETCQLSITADDASDASLAITLDSPGCRELTMFNINNQENTPTDISLALSDSADNEFSFSPRGSVNRDQEMELTMEGSPTVRCIKVIAPVGLVRSGIKRDGACSYEKELKY from the coding sequence ATGCTGTTCACTGGTGTCACTAGCCGCCAAGGCAAGCAAGCCAGTAGCGGCTTCACAATCTGGGAATTAATGGTTGTGCTGGTGATCGTGGCGGTCCTCAGCGCTATAGCTCTACCCAATTTGCGCCCAGGCATGCGGCGCGAGCAACTTACAGCCGCAAGCCTTGGCATCGTGAATTGGCTTGAGCGGGCAAGGAATCAAGCCGTTAAAGACATGGAAACATGCCAGCTCAGCATTACCGCTGATGATGCCAGCGATGCATCATTGGCCATCACATTGGATAGTCCTGGCTGCAGAGAGCTAACGATGTTCAACATTAATAATCAAGAGAACACACCGACTGATATCTCGCTGGCGTTATCGGATAGCGCAGACAATGAGTTCAGCTTTTCGCCCCGAGGCAGTGTGAATCGCGATCAGGAAATGGAACTCACCATGGAGGGGAGTCCAACCGTCCGCTGCATCAAGGTGATTGCTCCTGTTGGACTCGTGCGCAGCGGCATCAAGCGTGATGGAGCCTGCAGCTATGAGAAGGAGTTGAAGTACTAG
- a CDS encoding prepilin-type N-terminal cleavage/methylation domain-containing protein encodes MNKLLQRLHKQRDQRHAGFTLVELLIAMGVSTVVVMAAANLVIESMQWRASAEELRRKRAEWNLARRFIEAEVTSATRVITDLAAIEIPEECGIDNDEFTHAIVFPLERPMRVKADASLRENFQVLPMAIYGVQNIDDGSAISGKALVRCGPRINHNNSYGGFYEAELCTDGIDSNCREVILDNLGSNDDCNEGFCVNATACESDELDRRGLRFYLLANGLSTSSKSPYGQCLGSQSRVAPVHYFPDTSNVCSGAGNISKRDLLYVSVDRSIDPGSYGSAGDRTLRLPQGAIGGDQQVVMCGANFFDKIEGSDQNDIIEASDVTNADSDKPVEIDGGDGDDRLLGGDANDIIEAGAGDDVLIGGAGNDILKGGSGKNTYLVEGDDTIEGSDGVDIIYIKRPKANVSLGSCSKKECVASDSSSYKGDPSFEANITKGDILIFLDGRKRLQ; translated from the coding sequence GTGAATAAACTGCTGCAACGACTCCACAAGCAGCGGGATCAGCGGCACGCAGGCTTCACCCTTGTGGAGCTGCTGATCGCCATGGGCGTGAGCACCGTTGTAGTGATGGCAGCGGCCAATTTGGTGATCGAATCAATGCAATGGAGGGCAAGCGCAGAAGAGCTTCGCCGCAAACGGGCTGAATGGAATCTCGCACGCCGATTTATTGAGGCAGAAGTCACCTCTGCAACGCGCGTGATCACCGACCTTGCTGCCATTGAGATTCCCGAGGAATGCGGAATCGATAACGACGAATTCACCCACGCAATTGTGTTCCCGCTGGAGCGACCGATGCGGGTGAAAGCCGACGCCTCACTCAGAGAAAACTTCCAGGTGTTGCCAATGGCGATCTATGGAGTGCAGAACATTGACGATGGAAGTGCGATCAGCGGCAAGGCGCTTGTGCGATGCGGCCCACGCATCAACCACAACAACAGCTATGGGGGGTTTTATGAGGCTGAGTTGTGTACCGATGGCATAGACAGCAATTGCCGTGAGGTAATCCTCGACAACCTGGGTAGTAACGACGACTGCAACGAGGGCTTTTGCGTAAATGCCACAGCATGCGAAAGCGATGAGCTTGACCGGCGAGGGCTGCGGTTTTACTTACTCGCCAATGGCTTAAGTACCAGCTCCAAGAGCCCCTATGGGCAATGCCTCGGCAGCCAGTCACGCGTGGCACCGGTGCACTACTTCCCAGATACCAGCAATGTCTGCTCGGGAGCAGGCAACATCAGCAAGCGCGACTTGCTCTATGTATCAGTGGATCGCTCAATAGATCCCGGCAGCTACGGAAGTGCAGGCGACCGTACTCTGCGACTACCGCAGGGTGCCATTGGAGGAGATCAGCAAGTCGTGATGTGTGGTGCCAACTTCTTTGACAAGATTGAAGGCTCTGATCAAAACGACATCATCGAAGCCAGCGATGTGACGAATGCAGATAGCGATAAACCTGTTGAGATCGATGGAGGTGACGGTGATGACCGGCTACTAGGAGGCGATGCCAATGACATCATCGAAGCTGGCGCTGGCGATGATGTGTTGATTGGTGGCGCTGGGAATGACATCCTCAAAGGAGGTAGCGGCAAGAACACCTACCTCGTTGAAGGAGATGACACGATTGAAGGATCTGATGGTGTGGACATCATCTACATCAAGCGCCCAAAGGCAAATGTGAGCCTTGGTAGCTGCAGCAAAAAGGAATGCGTGGCCTCAGATAGCAGCAGCTACAAGGGGGATCCAAGCTTCGAGGCGAACATCACCAAGGGAGATATTCTGATTTTTCTAGATGGAAGGAAACGACTCCAATAA
- the lepA gene encoding translation elongation factor 4 encodes MTDAPVSRIRNFCIIAHIDHGKSTLADRLLQDTGTVANRDMQEQFLDNMDLERERGITIKLQAARMNYTAADGETYTLNLIDTPGHVDFSYEVSRSLQACEGALLVVDASQGVEAQTLANVYLALENDLEIIPVLNKIDLPGADPDRIKEEIEAIIGLDCSNAIPCSAKTGLGVPEILQEVVDKVPPPADAVDEPTKALIFDSYYDPYRGVIVYFRVMSGRISCKDKVLLMESKKIYELDEVGVMAPDQRKVDELHAGEVGYLAASIKAVADARVGDTITLLNAPAEEPLPGYTEAKPMVFCGLFPTEADQYPDLREALDKLQLSDAALKFEPETSSAMGFGFRCGFLGLLHMEIVQERLEREYDLDLIVTAPSVIYQVNMIDGSEEMVDNPATLPDPQKRESIEEPYVRMEIYAPNDYNGALMGLCQERRGEYIDMKYITTDRVTLIYELPLAEVVTDFFDQMKTRTQGYASMEYHLIGYRKNELVRLDVLINGERADPLTTIVHRDKAYNVGKGLVEKLKELIPRQQFKIPLQASIGSRIIASTSISAMRKDVLAKCYGGDISRKKKLLKKQAKGKKRMKAMGKVDVPQEAFMAVLKLNGNE; translated from the coding sequence ATGACCGACGCCCCCGTCTCACGGATTCGCAATTTCTGCATCATTGCCCACATCGACCATGGCAAGTCGACGCTGGCCGACCGTTTGCTGCAGGACACGGGCACGGTGGCCAACCGGGACATGCAGGAGCAGTTCCTGGACAACATGGATCTTGAGCGTGAGCGCGGCATCACGATCAAGCTGCAGGCGGCGCGCATGAACTACACAGCCGCTGATGGTGAGACCTACACCCTCAACCTGATCGATACACCTGGCCATGTGGACTTCTCCTATGAGGTGAGCCGCAGCCTGCAGGCCTGTGAGGGCGCTCTGTTGGTGGTGGATGCCAGCCAGGGTGTGGAAGCTCAGACCCTGGCCAACGTGTATCTGGCCCTTGAGAACGATCTGGAGATCATTCCAGTGCTGAACAAGATCGATCTGCCGGGTGCGGATCCCGATCGCATCAAGGAAGAGATCGAAGCGATCATCGGGCTGGATTGCAGCAACGCGATTCCCTGTTCAGCCAAGACCGGTCTCGGTGTGCCTGAGATTCTTCAGGAGGTGGTGGACAAGGTGCCGCCGCCGGCGGATGCGGTGGACGAGCCCACCAAGGCGCTGATTTTTGACTCCTATTACGACCCTTACCGGGGGGTGATTGTGTATTTCCGGGTGATGAGCGGCCGGATTAGTTGCAAGGACAAGGTCTTGCTGATGGAAAGCAAGAAGATCTACGAGCTCGACGAAGTGGGCGTGATGGCGCCTGACCAGCGCAAGGTGGATGAACTGCATGCCGGCGAAGTTGGTTATCTGGCTGCATCGATCAAGGCTGTGGCTGATGCGCGTGTGGGTGACACCATCACCTTGCTGAATGCACCGGCGGAGGAGCCACTGCCCGGTTACACCGAGGCCAAGCCGATGGTGTTTTGCGGTCTGTTCCCAACTGAAGCGGATCAGTATCCAGACCTGCGTGAAGCGCTCGACAAGTTGCAGCTCTCGGATGCGGCACTGAAGTTCGAGCCTGAAACCAGCAGCGCCATGGGTTTTGGTTTCCGCTGCGGCTTCCTTGGCTTGCTGCACATGGAAATCGTGCAGGAGCGCCTGGAGCGCGAATACGACCTTGATCTGATCGTCACCGCACCGTCGGTGATCTATCAGGTGAACATGATTGATGGCAGCGAGGAGATGGTGGACAACCCCGCCACGCTTCCGGATCCGCAGAAACGTGAATCGATTGAAGAGCCCTATGTGCGCATGGAGATCTATGCGCCCAACGACTACAACGGTGCGTTGATGGGCCTCTGTCAGGAGCGTCGTGGGGAGTACATCGATATGAAGTACATCACGACCGACCGGGTGACGTTGATTTATGAATTACCGCTGGCTGAAGTAGTGACCGACTTCTTCGATCAGATGAAGACGCGCACCCAGGGCTATGCCTCGATGGAATATCACCTGATTGGTTACCGCAAAAACGAACTCGTGCGCCTGGATGTGCTGATCAACGGTGAACGGGCTGACCCGCTCACCACGATCGTGCACCGCGATAAGGCTTATAACGTGGGCAAGGGCTTGGTGGAAAAGCTCAAGGAGCTGATTCCCCGCCAGCAGTTCAAGATTCCCCTGCAGGCATCGATCGGTAGTCGCATCATTGCCTCCACCAGCATCAGTGCGATGCGCAAAGACGTGCTGGCTAAGTGCTATGGCGGCGATATTTCGCGAAAGAAGAAACTGCTGAAGAAGCAGGCCAAAGGTAAGAAACGCATGAAGGCCATGGGCAAGGTGGATGTGCCTCAGGAAGCCTTTATGGCGGTGCTCAAGCTCAACGGGAACGAATAG